The following are encoded together in the Candidatus Tumulicola sp. genome:
- a CDS encoding oxidoreductase, with protein MSDVTSTSALGGRFTFPGTTRSVNRVGYGAMRLTGPNIMGLPRDPDEAIAVLREAVERGVDHIDTSDYYGPHTVNQLIRKALHPYPASLTIVTKLGARRPPDGSWQPWISPQDLRDGVLDNLRNLGIEALDIVNYRSMGDGHGPTEGSNAEQISTLADLQREGLIRHIGVSNVTHAQIAEARTIVDIVCVQNLFNVVVRNDDALIDGLAADGIAYVPFFPLGGFTPLQSSELNAIASRLGATPMQVALAWLLARSPNILLIPGTSSLVHLRENLDAAKVELDERTLRELEALRG; from the coding sequence ATGAGCGATGTAACGTCTACCTCGGCTCTCGGTGGCCGGTTCACGTTCCCCGGGACCACGAGAAGCGTCAACCGCGTCGGCTATGGCGCGATGCGGTTAACCGGTCCCAATATCATGGGTCTTCCGCGCGATCCCGACGAGGCGATCGCCGTTTTGCGCGAAGCCGTCGAGCGTGGCGTCGACCATATCGATACGTCCGATTATTACGGTCCGCACACCGTCAACCAACTCATCCGCAAAGCGTTGCACCCGTATCCCGCTAGCTTGACGATCGTCACCAAGCTTGGCGCGCGCCGTCCGCCCGACGGCTCGTGGCAGCCGTGGATTTCGCCGCAAGACTTGCGGGACGGCGTGCTCGACAACTTGCGCAACCTCGGGATCGAGGCGCTCGACATCGTCAATTACCGCTCGATGGGCGACGGCCACGGACCGACCGAAGGATCGAATGCCGAGCAAATCTCGACGCTGGCCGATCTGCAACGAGAGGGTTTGATTCGACATATCGGCGTGAGCAACGTCACCCACGCGCAGATCGCCGAAGCGCGTACAATCGTCGATATCGTTTGCGTGCAAAATCTCTTTAACGTGGTCGTCCGTAACGACGATGCGTTGATCGACGGACTGGCCGCCGACGGCATCGCCTACGTTCCGTTCTTTCCGCTCGGTGGGTTTACTCCGCTGCAATCGTCCGAACTGAACGCCATCGCGTCGCGTCTGGGTGCGACGCCGATGCAGGTCGCGTTAGCGTGGTTGCTCGCGCGTTCGCCGAACATTCTATTGATTCCAGGTACCTCGTCGCTCGTGCACCTGCGTGAAAACCTCGACGCGGCGAAGGTCGAGCTCGACGAGCGGACGCTACGCGAGCTAGAAGCGCTGCGCGGATAG
- a CDS encoding DNA-formamidopyrimidine glycosylase family protein: MPELPDVAAYLQALETRIAGQPLEGVRVAGVSTLRTADPPLHQLFGRTVRSLRRIGKRIAIGLDGDLWIVVHLMIAGRLHWRSAGTKLAGRRDLAAFDFPNGTLTLTEAGTKRRASLHVIRGTVALEAMDPGGIDVLAARLEAFRAALSRENRTLKRALTDPRIADGIGNAYSDEILHAAHLSPIALTSKLDDAEWERLYEATQSTLRLWIDRLGAEAAGGFPERVTAFRSDMAVHGRYGLPCPVCGEPIQRIRYADNETNYCPACQTGGKLLADRSLSRLLKSDWPRTLEDLEELKRR; encoded by the coding sequence ATGCCCGAGCTGCCCGACGTCGCCGCCTACCTGCAAGCCCTGGAAACGCGCATTGCGGGCCAGCCGCTCGAGGGCGTGCGAGTGGCGGGCGTCTCCACCTTGCGCACGGCCGACCCGCCGTTGCACCAGCTCTTCGGCCGGACGGTCCGCTCTCTGCGCCGGATCGGAAAACGCATCGCCATCGGACTCGACGGCGATCTCTGGATCGTCGTGCACCTGATGATTGCCGGCCGGTTACACTGGCGCTCCGCCGGCACGAAGCTCGCCGGCCGGCGAGACCTGGCGGCGTTCGATTTTCCGAACGGAACCCTGACGCTCACCGAGGCCGGCACCAAACGGCGCGCGTCGCTGCATGTGATCCGCGGCACGGTAGCGCTCGAGGCGATGGATCCCGGCGGTATCGACGTTCTCGCGGCTCGCCTCGAGGCGTTTCGCGCCGCTCTCTCGCGTGAAAATCGGACGCTCAAGCGCGCGCTGACGGATCCGCGCATCGCCGACGGGATCGGTAATGCATACTCGGACGAAATTCTGCACGCCGCGCACCTCTCACCGATCGCGCTCACCTCGAAGCTCGACGACGCGGAGTGGGAGCGCTTATACGAAGCGACGCAATCGACATTGCGTTTGTGGATCGATCGTCTGGGCGCCGAAGCCGCCGGCGGATTCCCCGAGCGCGTGACCGCGTTTCGCTCCGACATGGCAGTCCACGGACGGTACGGCCTGCCGTGTCCGGTCTGCGGAGAACCGATCCAGCGCATCCGCTATGCCGACAACGAAACGAATTATTGCCCCGCGTGTCAGACCGGCGGAAAGCTGCTTGCCGACCGAAGTCTATCGCGTTTGCTCAAGAGCGATTGGCCTCGCACCCTCGAGGATCTCGAAGAACTCAAACGCCGGTGA
- a CDS encoding xanthine dehydrogenase family protein subunit M translates to MKLFELRRPADPLEAIRDGLSPGARFIAGGTTMVDLMRLDVERPDVLVDLNHLGLTDIERTADGGVRLGAMTRNADVAHHPWIVAEYPVLSQALLSGASAQLRNAATTGGNVLQRTRCIYFRDVHAACNKRVPGSGCPALDGYHRNLAVLGTSANCIATNPSDMNVALISLDAIVSLRSSEGQRDVAFAEFHREPGDTPECETVLRPGELLAAISLPPARPHARSYYLKLRDRASYEFALASTAVTMSFDDRTMRDVRLALGGVATRPWPATQAAQLLEGRSPEPKLFRDAAELAMLGAVGRPQNRFKIELAKRCIVSALAHVTAAEFV, encoded by the coding sequence GTGAAGCTGTTCGAGCTACGCCGTCCGGCAGATCCTCTCGAAGCGATACGAGACGGGCTGTCGCCGGGCGCGCGCTTCATCGCCGGCGGAACCACAATGGTCGATTTAATGCGTCTCGACGTCGAGCGTCCCGACGTGCTGGTCGATCTCAACCACCTCGGCTTGACAGACATCGAACGCACGGCCGACGGCGGCGTGCGATTGGGCGCGATGACACGCAACGCCGACGTCGCACATCATCCGTGGATCGTTGCCGAATACCCGGTGTTGTCGCAAGCGTTGCTGTCCGGCGCATCCGCGCAGTTGCGCAATGCGGCGACCACCGGCGGCAACGTGCTGCAACGCACTCGCTGCATTTACTTTCGCGACGTTCACGCTGCATGTAACAAGCGCGTTCCCGGTAGCGGATGTCCGGCGCTCGACGGATACCACCGCAATCTTGCGGTGCTCGGTACCAGCGCGAACTGCATCGCGACCAATCCATCGGATATGAACGTGGCGCTGATTTCGCTCGATGCGATCGTCTCGTTGCGTTCGAGCGAAGGCCAGCGCGATGTTGCGTTCGCCGAGTTCCATCGCGAGCCGGGCGACACGCCCGAATGCGAAACGGTGTTGCGTCCCGGCGAGCTCCTTGCTGCGATCTCGCTCCCACCGGCACGTCCGCACGCGCGTTCGTACTATCTCAAGCTGCGCGATCGCGCGTCCTACGAGTTCGCGCTGGCCTCGACCGCAGTAACCATGTCGTTCGACGACCGCACGATGCGCGACGTCCGGCTGGCGCTCGGAGGCGTCGCTACCCGGCCGTGGCCGGCGACACAGGCCGCTCAACTGTTGGAGGGCCGTTCGCCCGAACCGAAACTCTTCCGCGACGCCGCCGAACTTGCAATGCTCGGCGCCGTCGGACGGCCGCAAAATCGCTTTAAGATCGAGTTGGCAAAGCGCTGCATCGTATCGGCACTCGCGCACGTTACTGCGGCGGAATTCGTATGA
- a CDS encoding multicopper oxidase family protein produces MIRRLIPLAAITALGVAVSACSGNQSAPGVLPQGAPAFLQSSPSPPNILPEPPVVASVNHVATVSLEARVNIATELPAFFWNGEANVAPTIRVHPGDTIVIDLLDSLPQPGALGEMNLHFHGLTVSPKKPADDVITMLAMPGDTLHYVVPIPKTQQPGLYWYHPHVFPVTDKQVGQDGMSGAIVIDGLERHIPALANMKSHVIIVRATGLADINAQPNHPLPHLNGAPPCGADPGYTISLNNVVKPIIPIGAGESEFFRVINATGHKTLRLAVDNSSLQLVAIDGVALDAYPGTGPTETVPDIVLPVAGRAEFVVTGPPGGSVKFRTKCFDAGPGGDEDPNIVLGTLQTKHALMGNARRVAFADLRASGTLPNGGPLPPPVTKRIVTLSEDDKRMYINGKSFHMSDPPMFDVKIGTVEKWVITNVTDEIHDFHMHQTHFVVKEINGKRLQHPYWSDSVVVPNEGKNGLPGTATLLMDFRDPVIKGTFMFHCHILDHEDSGMMAKIRAS; encoded by the coding sequence ATGATTCGCCGTTTAATCCCATTAGCCGCGATTACAGCGCTCGGAGTTGCCGTATCCGCCTGTTCCGGTAACCAATCCGCACCCGGCGTTCTACCGCAAGGCGCACCTGCATTCTTGCAGTCCTCGCCATCGCCACCCAACATCCTACCCGAACCGCCGGTCGTTGCATCGGTCAATCACGTTGCGACGGTCTCGCTCGAAGCGCGCGTCAACATCGCGACCGAGTTGCCGGCGTTTTTCTGGAACGGTGAAGCGAACGTCGCGCCAACGATTCGCGTGCATCCCGGCGATACGATCGTCATCGATCTGCTCGACAGCTTGCCGCAACCCGGCGCGCTCGGTGAGATGAACTTGCATTTCCACGGGCTGACCGTTTCGCCGAAGAAACCGGCCGACGATGTGATAACGATGCTTGCAATGCCGGGCGACACGCTGCATTACGTCGTGCCGATTCCGAAAACGCAGCAGCCCGGGTTATATTGGTACCATCCGCACGTATTTCCGGTAACCGACAAACAGGTCGGGCAGGACGGAATGTCCGGCGCGATCGTCATCGACGGACTCGAACGGCACATTCCCGCGCTGGCGAACATGAAATCGCACGTCATCATCGTGCGTGCGACCGGTCTTGCAGACATCAACGCGCAGCCGAACCATCCGCTTCCGCATCTTAACGGCGCACCGCCCTGCGGCGCCGATCCCGGGTACACGATTTCGCTCAATAATGTCGTGAAGCCGATCATTCCGATCGGAGCCGGCGAATCGGAGTTCTTCCGAGTGATCAACGCAACCGGACACAAAACGCTGCGCCTGGCGGTCGATAATTCGTCGCTGCAGCTCGTTGCGATCGACGGCGTCGCGCTGGACGCATATCCGGGCACCGGACCGACCGAAACGGTCCCGGACATCGTGTTGCCTGTGGCCGGGCGTGCCGAGTTCGTCGTAACCGGTCCCCCCGGTGGAAGTGTCAAGTTCCGAACCAAGTGTTTCGACGCCGGCCCCGGCGGTGACGAAGATCCCAACATCGTCTTGGGCACGCTCCAAACCAAGCATGCGCTCATGGGCAACGCGCGCCGCGTGGCGTTCGCCGACTTGCGTGCGAGCGGAACGCTGCCCAATGGCGGACCGCTTCCTCCGCCGGTCACGAAGCGCATCGTGACGCTGAGCGAAGACGACAAACGCATGTACATCAACGGCAAATCGTTTCACATGTCCGATCCGCCGATGTTCGACGTGAAGATTGGCACGGTCGAAAAGTGGGTCATTACCAACGTAACCGACGAGATCCACGACTTCCACATGCATCAGACGCATTTCGTGGTTAAAGAAATCAACGGCAAGCGGCTGCAACATCCGTATTGGTCCGATAGCGTGGTGGTGCCGAACGAAGGCAAAAATGGACTTCCGGGAACCGCAACGCTGCTCATGGACTTTCGCGATCCTGTCATCAAGGGAACGTTCATGTTCCATTGCCACATCCTCGATCACGAGGACAGCGGCATGATGGCCAAGATCCGAGCGTCATAG
- a CDS encoding xanthine dehydrogenase family protein molybdopterin-binding subunit, with protein MSTIGQPVDRVDGSLKVTGAATYAADYRLANMLYGVPVGSTIAAGELLSLDLSAARATPGVVEIFHHDNFEKLREAPSGDMPDGPDPLVDERRPPLSDTTIRYYGQYIALVVAETFEAASEGAMLVRATYRTTDPATPLGGEPTGPAREENARGDVDKAFAAAPIRIDAVYETPVETHNPIELHATVAAWADGRVTLYETTQAVVNHRRVLSIMLGVPASHVRVISHFLGSGFGGKLWPWPQSPLAAAAARTLQRPVKVVVTRPMMFQNVGHRPYTHQHVRIAAECDGTIVALDHDSYNTTSILDDYEESCGEGTPSFYGAPNLRVRSALRRRHTGTPTAMRGPGAVPGLFATESATNELADALQIDPVQLRIQNEPERDLSLKVPFSSRHYVECLTLGAQRFGWQNRSAEVGSMRAGDDTVLGWGVAGASWIAERFAADVSIELRDDDSAEIRCGTQDIGTGTYTMFAQIAAHELAIPLERVHVTLGDTDLPPGPISGGSMVTASIIPAIVRAARSAREQLARNGGSKATGHGSSPATFGEEQPTVSRHSYGAHFVEIGWQPQLGRLRVRRIVTVMDAGRIINPKTARNQIAGAMVMGVGMALLEETIYDPRTLEPLNRNLADYMVATNADVPSMDITFLDYPDMHVNELGARGVGEIGLAGVAAAIAAAAHHATGVRVRALPITIEKLLL; from the coding sequence ATGAGCACGATCGGCCAGCCGGTCGACCGTGTCGACGGATCGTTGAAAGTAACCGGTGCGGCGACGTACGCTGCCGATTACCGGCTAGCGAATATGCTGTACGGCGTTCCGGTCGGCAGCACCATCGCGGCTGGAGAGCTGCTGTCGCTCGACCTGAGCGCAGCGCGCGCGACGCCCGGCGTTGTCGAGATCTTTCATCACGACAATTTCGAGAAGCTCCGCGAAGCGCCGTCCGGCGATATGCCCGATGGACCCGATCCATTGGTCGACGAGCGACGCCCTCCGCTGTCCGACACCACGATTCGGTATTACGGTCAATACATCGCGCTGGTCGTGGCCGAAACGTTCGAGGCGGCGTCCGAAGGTGCCATGCTGGTACGCGCAACCTATCGCACGACCGACCCGGCGACGCCGCTGGGTGGCGAGCCGACGGGTCCGGCGCGCGAGGAGAACGCGCGAGGCGACGTCGACAAAGCGTTCGCGGCCGCGCCGATCCGTATCGACGCGGTGTACGAGACGCCGGTCGAAACGCACAATCCGATCGAGCTGCACGCAACGGTAGCAGCCTGGGCCGACGGGCGCGTGACGCTGTACGAGACGACGCAGGCCGTGGTCAATCATCGCCGGGTGCTCTCGATTATGCTCGGCGTACCCGCGTCGCACGTGCGTGTCATCAGTCATTTTCTGGGTTCGGGATTCGGCGGCAAACTATGGCCGTGGCCTCAGTCGCCCTTGGCCGCCGCGGCTGCCCGAACGTTGCAACGGCCGGTGAAGGTCGTGGTGACGCGACCGATGATGTTTCAAAACGTCGGGCACCGGCCCTATACGCACCAACACGTCCGCATCGCCGCCGAATGCGATGGAACGATCGTCGCGCTCGATCACGACTCGTACAACACGACGTCGATTCTCGACGATTACGAAGAGTCGTGCGGTGAAGGTACGCCGTCGTTCTACGGAGCGCCGAACTTGCGCGTACGCAGCGCCCTGCGACGCCGCCACACGGGAACGCCGACGGCCATGCGCGGACCCGGCGCCGTCCCCGGCTTGTTCGCGACCGAATCCGCAACCAACGAGTTGGCGGACGCACTGCAGATCGACCCGGTGCAACTGCGAATTCAAAACGAACCAGAACGCGATTTGAGTCTGAAGGTTCCGTTTTCATCGCGTCATTACGTCGAATGCTTGACGTTGGGTGCGCAGCGCTTCGGGTGGCAGAATCGCTCCGCAGAGGTCGGATCGATGCGCGCGGGCGACGATACGGTTCTCGGTTGGGGCGTGGCCGGCGCGTCGTGGATCGCCGAACGCTTCGCAGCCGACGTTAGCATCGAACTGCGCGACGACGATAGCGCCGAGATTCGCTGCGGCACGCAAGACATCGGAACCGGAACGTATACCATGTTTGCGCAGATCGCGGCCCACGAGCTGGCAATACCGCTCGAGCGCGTGCATGTAACGCTGGGCGACACGGATTTGCCGCCGGGACCGATTTCAGGCGGATCCATGGTGACGGCCTCGATCATTCCGGCAATCGTGCGCGCGGCACGTTCCGCCCGCGAGCAACTGGCGCGTAACGGCGGTTCCAAGGCGACCGGCCACGGTTCGTCGCCGGCAACGTTCGGCGAAGAGCAGCCGACGGTGTCCCGCCACTCGTACGGGGCGCATTTCGTCGAGATCGGATGGCAACCGCAGTTGGGACGGTTACGCGTGCGGCGCATCGTTACCGTCATGGACGCCGGCCGCATCATCAATCCCAAAACAGCGCGCAATCAAATCGCCGGCGCGATGGTGATGGGCGTGGGTATGGCGCTGCTCGAAGAAACGATCTACGATCCGCGAACGCTCGAACCGCTCAACCGGAATCTGGCCGACTATATGGTCGCGACGAATGCGGACGTGCCGTCGATGGATATAACGTTCTTGGATTATCCCGACATGCACGTGAACGAACTAGGCGCCCGCGGTGTTGGTGAAATCGGTTTAGCGGGTGTGGCGGCGGCAATCGCTGCCGCCGCCCATCATGCTACCGGCGTGCGCGTGCGCGCTTTACCGATAACGATCGAGAAGCTGCTTCTCTAA
- a CDS encoding helix-turn-helix domain-containing protein: MHVATALIDPDVATGDSALGRWTSAHWSPPAASPLLGVVDRIWYFDGTLALARERVFPDGTAEIVVQLDEPHRDGDLSLPVHFPVICVSGLRTTPSVVVAPAGRCRVAGIRLRAPAASCALGLPVAELLDITVDLHAVAGQAARELGQRCFEAAETVHGSAARRAVSVVRAAAGWTIARLGNTRSDELVARVARAVVRERGDVRIETLRAESGLSRPELARRFRRELGIAPKRFARIVRFNHVLRALARRETSSAAAADLGYFDQAHLYRDFEEFARMTPGAFLAATLYAGSVSIAEP, encoded by the coding sequence GTGCACGTAGCGACGGCGCTCATCGATCCGGACGTTGCGACGGGCGACTCGGCCCTCGGCCGCTGGACCAGCGCCCACTGGTCGCCGCCGGCTGCGTCCCCGCTGCTGGGCGTTGTGGATCGTATTTGGTATTTCGACGGAACGCTGGCGTTAGCACGCGAGCGCGTCTTTCCGGATGGGACGGCCGAGATCGTCGTGCAGCTCGACGAGCCGCACCGCGACGGCGACCTTTCGTTGCCGGTTCACTTCCCTGTGATCTGCGTAAGCGGCTTGCGAACCACGCCGAGCGTCGTCGTCGCTCCCGCGGGTCGCTGCCGTGTTGCGGGGATCCGGCTGCGAGCGCCAGCCGCGTCGTGCGCCCTCGGCCTACCGGTCGCCGAACTGCTGGATATCACCGTCGACCTGCACGCCGTTGCGGGACAAGCCGCTCGCGAGCTGGGCCAACGTTGCTTCGAAGCCGCCGAGACGGTGCACGGCAGCGCCGCTCGGCGCGCCGTTTCAGTCGTGCGTGCGGCGGCCGGCTGGACCATCGCCCGGCTTGGCAACACACGCAGCGACGAACTCGTCGCACGCGTGGCACGCGCCGTCGTGCGCGAGCGTGGCGACGTCCGGATCGAAACGCTACGCGCAGAAAGCGGCCTCAGCCGGCCCGAGCTCGCCCGGAGATTCCGGCGCGAACTTGGCATCGCGCCAAAACGCTTCGCTCGAATCGTGCGCTTCAACCACGTCCTTCGCGCGCTTGCCCGGCGCGAGACATCGAGCGCGGCCGCCGCCGATCTCGGTTACTTCGATCAGGCGCATCTGTACCGCGATTTCGAGGAGTTTGCCAGGATGACACCGGGTGCGTTCCTGGCCGCCACGCTGTACGCCGGCTCCGTCAGTATCGCGGAGCCGTGA
- a CDS encoding M28 family peptidase: MVRRLALAAIAALLTTGITARGFAPNQLTAESQYEATVAASPNEAAARADELGLASFVHRMGTPGDERTANYVRDQLIKAGWNAQIVTYVVPIAWPVQQRLTLFAGTARARNVSLYEPSIASDPYSSDHAAIGIPYSGYSNDGDATGTVVYANHALAADFEALAKAGVDLRGAIVVARSGGGALTAKAFEAAKHGASAVLVFNDPLTGGYFMGDTYPKGAWRPLGGATRNTMTFTNDPGDPTAIGIPVPGAPHKPFSAIKLPPIPEAPITGDVARELLEPLDGPVAPPDWHPGFAFSQHLGGSVRAHFVLRSKRFFGPIWDVIGTLPGTTDQTVVVGSHRDAWTYGSIDPISGTVDLLQLARAFGKLHATGWRPRRTVVIGSWDGEELNLFGSDIWVRQNEAPLRAHCVAYVNTDEVAYGPEFGAAATPDLAGMLRDTTTAVAAPDAITPLDKYWLAQDPQREVDAIGGGSDHEPFVYHENIPALAGAYAGPFGTYHSAYDDPASLAIFDPGMHRAAAAARFTSMAVLRLADADYPDLRLSGVAQTLRERIAAFEKGKGDEARRAVVAQSLVPKADAFSVAANALDARADSAVAANDVAAAATTYAQLRSAENAFFQPDSTKWSRTLLYSVSGYAGGVLPSLDETLSPDGDSALTTLQAAFDAATQAAAAR; encoded by the coding sequence ATGGTACGACGTCTTGCTCTTGCTGCGATTGCGGCACTGTTAACGACGGGCATAACGGCCCGCGGATTCGCTCCGAACCAGTTGACCGCGGAATCTCAATACGAAGCAACGGTCGCGGCATCGCCCAACGAAGCCGCCGCCCGCGCCGACGAATTGGGGCTGGCGTCCTTCGTTCACCGGATGGGAACGCCCGGCGACGAGCGCACCGCCAACTACGTGCGCGATCAACTAATCAAAGCCGGATGGAACGCGCAGATCGTCACCTATGTCGTGCCGATTGCCTGGCCTGTGCAGCAGCGTTTGACGCTCTTCGCCGGAACGGCCCGCGCGCGCAATGTTTCGTTGTACGAACCATCGATCGCATCGGATCCGTATTCGTCCGATCATGCCGCCATCGGCATACCGTATTCGGGATATAGCAACGACGGCGATGCGACCGGAACCGTCGTGTACGCCAACCATGCCCTGGCCGCCGATTTCGAGGCATTGGCCAAAGCCGGCGTCGATTTACGCGGCGCGATCGTCGTCGCGCGCAGCGGCGGCGGTGCGTTAACCGCAAAAGCGTTCGAAGCCGCCAAGCATGGAGCGTCTGCGGTGCTGGTCTTCAACGACCCGCTCACCGGCGGGTACTTTATGGGCGATACGTATCCGAAAGGCGCGTGGAGGCCGTTGGGCGGCGCGACGCGCAACACGATGACGTTCACGAACGATCCGGGCGATCCGACGGCGATCGGCATTCCCGTTCCGGGTGCGCCGCACAAGCCGTTTTCCGCGATCAAACTTCCGCCTATCCCGGAAGCGCCGATTACGGGCGACGTGGCACGCGAACTGCTCGAGCCGCTCGATGGTCCCGTGGCGCCGCCCGATTGGCATCCCGGATTCGCATTTTCGCAGCACCTGGGCGGCTCCGTTCGCGCGCACTTCGTGTTGCGTAGCAAACGATTCTTCGGACCGATCTGGGACGTGATCGGCACGCTGCCCGGAACGACCGATCAAACCGTCGTGGTCGGCAGCCATCGCGATGCGTGGACGTACGGATCCATCGATCCGATTAGCGGCACCGTGGATCTGTTGCAACTGGCGCGCGCGTTCGGAAAGCTGCACGCCACGGGTTGGCGTCCGCGACGAACCGTCGTCATCGGCTCGTGGGACGGCGAAGAACTCAATCTTTTCGGAAGCGATATATGGGTGCGTCAAAACGAAGCGCCCCTGCGCGCGCATTGCGTTGCGTACGTTAACACCGACGAAGTCGCGTACGGGCCCGAGTTCGGAGCAGCGGCGACGCCCGATTTAGCCGGCATGCTGCGCGATACGACGACGGCCGTCGCAGCACCGGATGCGATCACGCCGCTCGACAAATATTGGCTGGCGCAAGATCCGCAGCGAGAAGTCGATGCGATCGGCGGGGGCAGCGACCACGAGCCGTTCGTCTATCACGAAAACATTCCGGCGCTGGCCGGCGCGTACGCCGGGCCGTTCGGAACATACCACTCGGCCTACGACGATCCGGCGTCGCTTGCGATCTTCGACCCGGGAATGCATCGTGCGGCTGCGGCCGCCCGGTTCACCTCGATGGCGGTGTTGCGCCTTGCCGACGCCGACTATCCCGACTTGCGGCTATCCGGCGTCGCGCAAACGTTGCGCGAGCGAATCGCCGCGTTCGAAAAGGGCAAGGGCGACGAAGCGCGCCGGGCCGTCGTGGCACAGTCGTTGGTTCCGAAGGCCGATGCCTTCAGCGTCGCTGCAAACGCGCTTGACGCGCGCGCCGACTCGGCGGTCGCAGCGAACGATGTCGCGGCTGCGGCGACGACCTACGCACAGTTGCGGTCCGCCGAAAACGCATTCTTCCAACCCGACTCCACGAAGTGGTCGCGTACGCTGCTGTATTCGGTTTCGGGTTACGCAGGCGGAGTGTTGCCGTCGCTCGACGAGACGTTGTCACCGGATGGCGACTCGGCGCTTACCACGCTCCAAGCCGCCTTCGATGCCGCGACACAGGCAGCCGCCGCGCGCTAG
- a CDS encoding (2Fe-2S)-binding protein: protein MTVSITVNDAVYRKTIDVRTSLLDFLRETLGLTGTKKGCDHGQCGACTVHVNGRRINSCLQLAAMHDGDHVITVEGLARDGVLHPVQAAFLQRDGFQCGYCTPGQIMSAVALLSEPCGSGDADVAEAMSGNICRCGAYENIVAAIQDARRTLGA from the coding sequence GTGACGGTTTCCATAACCGTTAACGACGCCGTGTACCGGAAGACGATCGACGTGCGCACCAGCTTGCTCGATTTTCTGCGCGAAACGCTCGGGCTCACCGGCACAAAAAAAGGCTGCGATCACGGACAATGCGGTGCGTGTACGGTGCACGTCAACGGGCGCCGCATCAACTCGTGCTTGCAACTCGCCGCGATGCACGACGGCGACCACGTCATCACCGTCGAAGGACTCGCGCGAGACGGCGTGTTGCACCCCGTGCAAGCGGCATTTTTGCAGCGTGACGGATTCCAATGCGGCTACTGTACGCCCGGGCAGATCATGTCGGCGGTCGCGCTGCTCTCGGAACCGTGCGGCTCCGGCGATGCCGACGTCGCCGAGGCGATGAGCGGAAACATCTGTCGCTGCGGTGCCTATGAAAATATCGTCGCCGCCATCCAAGATGCGCGCCGTACGCTCGGCGCCTAA
- a CDS encoding ketopantoate reductase family protein, whose product MRIGILGAGAIGGFFGGRLLQAGRDVTFIVRPARAQALFRDGLTIASPGGEVTLPAPPSRAAGAAGEPFDLILLACKAYDLEGAVDSIAPSVGPQTAILPLLNGMRHLDVLRARFGDGAVLGGACMIAATLRPDGRVVQLTELAALTFGELDGSRPERIDRIEQVLSDARFDASASAAILATMWEKWVFLATTAGITCLMRGTIGEIVAAGGSSTTLALLNECAAIAAAAGYPVSETSISELRTVVTTPQSRMGASMFRDLQQGLRVENDHVIVDLLRRAPKPEECRTLATVAAHLNVYERQRQ is encoded by the coding sequence ATGCGGATCGGAATACTCGGTGCCGGCGCGATCGGCGGTTTCTTTGGAGGCCGCTTGCTGCAGGCCGGACGCGACGTCACGTTCATCGTGCGCCCGGCGCGCGCGCAAGCACTTTTTCGCGACGGATTGACGATCGCGAGTCCGGGGGGCGAGGTGACCCTGCCGGCACCGCCATCCCGCGCGGCCGGCGCAGCAGGCGAACCGTTCGATCTGATCCTGTTGGCATGTAAGGCGTACGACCTCGAGGGCGCGGTCGACTCGATCGCACCGTCGGTCGGACCTCAAACGGCAATTCTTCCGCTGCTCAACGGCATGCGGCACCTCGACGTCCTGCGCGCGCGCTTTGGCGACGGTGCGGTGCTCGGCGGAGCGTGCATGATTGCGGCGACGCTCCGTCCGGATGGGCGGGTCGTGCAACTCACCGAACTCGCCGCGCTGACGTTTGGCGAACTCGACGGTAGCCGCCCCGAACGCATCGATCGCATCGAGCAAGTGCTATCCGACGCTCGTTTCGATGCGAGCGCATCTGCGGCGATTCTCGCCACGATGTGGGAAAAATGGGTGTTCTTGGCGACCACCGCGGGTATCACGTGCTTGATGCGCGGGACGATCGGAGAAATCGTTGCGGCTGGCGGTTCGTCGACGACGCTGGCGTTGCTCAACGAGTGCGCGGCGATCGCCGCCGCGGCCGGATATCCGGTCTCGGAGACGAGCATAAGCGAGCTTCGAACCGTGGTGACGACCCCGCAATCGCGTATGGGCGCCTCCATGTTTCGCGATCTTCAACAAGGCCTGCGGGTCGAAAACGATCACGTCATCGTCGATCTATTGCGGCGCGCTCCCAAACCGGAGGAATGTCGCACCCTAGCCACCGTCGCCGCACACCTCAACGTCTACGAACGGCAACGGCAATAA